From Pieris napi chromosome 24, ilPieNapi1.2, whole genome shotgun sequence:
atgctaagctggtgaagcttgtgttatgggtactaggcaacggatatacatattatatatagatagacacataaatacatatttaaacacaaaaaacctcagcacaacaccaaatgctcatcacatcgatgtttgtctcagccggggatcgaacccgggacccatggattcgcagtcaggggtactgaccactagaccaatgagccgtcaatatttaaagaaaaaactttttaaccggattaaagttatgtattattataaatttacaattatttaatagaggacaccgtgagccatttcgcCAAatccctccatcttttagtcgataccaactccgggtaaataaatacagataatgcaactttctctacagctgtgatactttttgacatccaacaccttttgtcttcagtcaccgtgaccacgcaggctgtaaagcacgcgaaacgtcggataaatttgaaattatggttaataattgtaaatttataataatacataactttaatccggttcaaaagttttttctttaaacgtGTAAGGCCGGGTTCCCACTACGCCGGACCGGCAGATCTGCCGCGCCGGTAAATCTGCCGGAAGAGCTAGTGGCTGTACAATTTATATGAAGCTATTCACATTATCCCGGGTCCGGCATTTTTGCCGAGCCCGGCATTTCTACCGAACGTTTTGTCACTACGAATTGCCGGTAGAACGACCGGGCCCGGAGTAATGTGAACGAGTTTGTGCCGGTATCTGTCCCCCGCTCGCCCTGCTCGTGCTCCCCTCGCCCCGCCCGTGTTCCACTCACGTCATTCGGCTCGCATGTTCTGGTAAAAGTAGACGTTTAGCATGGATATTCAAGCAGAAACTTTAATTACGCTTGTCCAAGAGAGACCTGTTCTGTGGGATAAGACCGAAGACGTTTATAAAgacaaaaacttaaagttagcAGCATGGCGTGAAGTATGTTTAATACTGAAACCAAACTTCGATGAACTGGatgaaaaagaaagaaaacagTACGGTgagtttttaatgttttattgataaaatgtaaatgcattgataaattttattttatagctgCTGCCTGCCACGGAACGGAACCAAtatctgaaacaaaataattagtaaatgaTGTCCGTATAGCGTTGGCATTAGGGCCACCTCGACTCGACACATTTCGATTCATGGGTGTAGTTTCTTGTTCTTGTCTATGTTCTATATTTTGGTAACTTTCAAAATTTATACCATCTTTTTCTCTTACAAAATTATGTAAGACTGCACAAGCTTTAATTACTTGAATTGCTGTGTCTACGTTGAGATCTATAGCTCGATGGATTATTCGCCACTTATTTGCCAGAATACCAAAAGCGCACTCAACATACCTTCTTGCTCGACTTAGTCTAtagttaaaaatctttttatcaGTATTCAAATGTGTACCTCCATATGGACGTAGGAGATTAGGTGTTAAAGCAAAGCCTTCATCGCCAACAAGTATAAACGGTAATTCTTCGTGCAAGTTTTCATGAAGCGGTCTAGGCTTTGGTACATTTAAAGTACCATCATTGATCTTTTGCCAAAATGTACTATCCTTTAATATACTAGAATCGCATTCCTTGCCAAATGAGCCcacactaataaaaataaatcggtACTCTGAATCGACAACTGCCattaatacaaaagaataataCTCCTTGTAATTAAAGAACATAGAACCACTCTTGGCTGGTTTCAAAATTCTGATATGTTTGCCATCTACTGCTCCAAGACAGTGAGGAAAGTTGGCTTTTCTTTCGAATCCTGAAGCGATGTCCTCCCATTCTCTCTCAGTATCAGGCAGCTTAAGGAAATCTGTCTTTAGGTTTTCCCAAATGACGTGGGTCATTTCTTTTATTAGTTTACTTATTGTCGAAACGCCTACTCTGTATGAGTAATGTATTTCTTTGAATGAACATCCTGAAGCTaaatatctgaaaaaaaagtattttttgttaatacattattactttatacgTCACCAAGAAacaaattgtattgttttatgatatttttttattgatttcagGAAAACAGGTTTCAACTAAATGGAATAATATACGAGATTCGTGGCTTAAGACagtaaagaaacaaaaagaTGAGTCTAAATCTGGATCTTCGACCAAAAAGAcacgaaattatttatatcacgagcaattaatgtttttgaaaaaagtcTCCGAACCTCGACCACCACATGAGTCAGTTTCAAAAAAAGCAAGAACCGAGACTGAAGTAGGCATGGAATCAGATTTTCGTTCAcctttaattaaagataaaaaaaaaattgataataaagaGGTAAATGACAGGATGGTAAAGTTTTTGGACTCCAGAATAAACCCAGAAAAGGAAAACCATCATCTATCTTTCTTCAAAGGCATTATACCAATCTTGAACACTTTAACTATCGAAGAGACTTTAGAATTTCAAGCTAGCGTCATGACAATgttgcaaaaaattaaaagtaggaATTATGAGAGACCAAATTACGGACATTGGCGTGATTCATATAATCAGATAACCGGACCAGATCAGTATTCTGGATACTACACACATAATAGCGTCAATCAACAGCCAATACCTACGCAAGATCAACACTACCCTGGATACTCTACGCAATATAATAGTAGCAATCAACAGGCAACAACATCTATACCATCAACTTCATCTCAGACATCGAATCCGATTCCAGCTTCGCCATCAGCATCTAGTAATCGTTCCATACATTCCCAAGACTCAGATTACTTAGATTTTGAAGGGATTTAAGTTTgagtacaaataaatacttaaataattgtttgcatttttaattcataatgaTTATCAAATACATACACCCtcccacacacacacattatatatattcacaTTCAtgaaacaaacatacatagcaaacattcattcattcatacAGTCTTAAGTAGGTACCTACGTCAAAACTATTATTACGCAATCTAGTGCATAAAATAATCTTACCTTAGACATATGGCTAATCTTTGTTCTGGGCAAATACATTCTCTGAAACTTGTATCTCGTACTCTTATGTCTAGTCGTCCCAGTAAATCGTCAAAAGTGGTTGCTGTCATTCGAAAATAATTGAAGAACTTTGATTCGTCTCTTCTAAGTTCACCCATTAATGTTTCAAATGTTCCAAGTGAAAATCTTTCCCGTAAAATAGGGTGTAcccaatgttttcttttattttgccTTCTATTAAGATACCACCACAACACAACAATTTCGTCGTCCATTGTGCGCGCAGGTCCAAATTCAACTGAGGACTGTCTGAATTTCTTCCGGGATCCGATGTAATGTGAACACTCTGTCCGGTGTCCGGTTTTCGGCAGATCTGCCGGTCCGGCGTAGTGGGAACCCGGCCTTACGGCTCATGCCCACGAGCCGGTTTTTCGCCGGGCCTAGCTCCGGCGAAAAACCGGGTCTATGTCCGGTCGACAGTCGTGTATGGGACACTATGACGCCATGCACACGACGCCGGCGCTAGCGCCGGCTCTCCGCGCAGCCGGGCACGGTGCTCGCCGTGTCTACGCCCGGCGCGCAGTGTAGTATGGCAGTGTATGAGCGCATGCACACGAGACCGGGCCTACACCCGGCGCGTGCCGACTATCTACGCAGTACGcacaatacaatattataatatataattattgaaatcgACCAGGAATTATTAATTGGAGATATACTACTGCGCATATTTGTGTCTTCATGTTTAAGTTTGGGTTCCAAAAtatgtaacatttttataatgtttcttttttcatCCGAAAGTACTTCTCAAATTTCTCGTCATAGTTGCTTCTGAATGAGCGTATGAAATGCACCATGATCTTCTCTTTCTGTTAACATGGGAGGTACCCAATGTcgtctatatattttttctcgtCTTTTTTTAGCTTTTTATACATGTACCACGCAATAATACATTTCCTCTTTTTAACACTCAACATTTTATACGTCCACAATTCATTGAATGAAAAGAGCGTATGAAGGCGGCACCTCGATGAAACCGGGTCGTGTACAAACCGTGTTGTGTGCAAGCTCGGCCGGATTCTACCCGGCGCCGGCTAAAAACCGGGCCGTGTTGAAACCGGCTCGTGGGCATGAGCCCTAAAGGTTATGTcgataaaagacaatactatactaattatatatttgtgattATTTCTCGGTAAATTAACCCAGGATTTGTGTTTGCATTATGACAAGGCAATttgctataatttaattaagaatattgtaagctattgcatagattttatcgcgggcttcgagcgcggcgaccgaatcaagaaattccgtaacgtaaataaacctaacacacgatgacgtaatataggtgcggccaatacgcgttagagcgggacagaacgcatactgcgtctcacatcggtctgactagatcggtgacgtagcataagcgcggccggtgcagcacgtacgcgttagagtgagacagactatataagcgagttagtctgagtctggtagagtgatatcaaagaaaaaacttgaatttatatcaaacaaaaagaattctgcataaataaataattataattgcgtaagttgataaaaaattcttCCCCGCGGtggtccccgagtgccacacgttttatttatatatcttgaTATATTTGTAACATATTTAAGTAAGATATAcgaaaatatatctaaaattatacatattattggtCCTCGTGGTCTAAAACGTTTCATcgtcggacgtcaaggcagaatacaaaataccatccgtatcacctcgacgtccgtcgttccacaacagagcgttttaAGGCACTTTGCCACGCACTACtattgtggaaccagctgcccactgaaattcccgaaccaattcgacttagggtccttcaagaaaagagcgtaccaatacttaaaaggccagcaacgcacccgcgagccctctggtattgtGAGTGTATaggtatcacataacatcacatagacaacatttattactaacaaaaacacactcataataacaataatcaaagaaaaaaaagtataatgaTACGTATAACAAAATTGTTTCctcttttcccattcggttcgcttcaagtgtgtaatgcgtgtgtgctgtggttgtaattggccctggctcagcattatgctgaggagcagattCTGCCAGATCaaatgagccttctgcccgtttgcccctatatattctataaatataatcaagCAATAATTTACAAGTGCGATGTAGGTAGTAGAAAGGTAGTACTTGCcaatatattaatgaaatagaCTCAAAAATATTTCGAAGCTATTAAcaactataatatattaagaaataataaaatgtttcagaCGCCGCAGCTATCCAGCCAGGCCAGAATCGGACGGGCGAGCTGTACGATTCTTCGTCAGGTCATTGGGTTGGGTTGAGATCTCTGAAGCTGACCTGACACCTGAGAGGTCAAGCCGAGCTGTCAATAAGTGTATTGTTGACCTGAGTTTGGGGAGAAACGATTTGTTGGACCAAGTTGGACGTTGGGGAGatgtaagtttaaaaatattaatttaataataaaaaaagggtgcgtgtacttatgtacgcgcgtaagaagttatacttctttggcattattaaaaatagtttttgattgcatgcaaataattaattaaaattaaataatcaaagactggaaaaggagtcattatagtcataaagttcagtttacatttgaaaaattaaataaataaatatttattattattctcttacattaagtgtaacataaattctattattattcgaatgttgtttttaaattatgtccaatgccgtagcaacttccgtgggcaacttcattctgttaattttgtgtcacggtgcgcgcgcatcgtaaaatttcactctcatcaattttttcataacgcgcctaaagaagtataacttcaataatattgttaaacaacgctaaatgcttctaattttacatttactgttcTTAAATCTCGGGCATAGAACGGACGaggagaactggcaataaactctccgacactctttttaattgccaagttttaatgttatacacaatgtttgtgaggagctgcaactattacaccatgttctacatgacatcttaagtaataataataaaataaatgacaaaCAATGATTTGTcatctatcagcaggaggcatggtgaaatagaagCATGAAATagaatgatctactatatgcaactttacagaaattggttaaataaagttaaattagataaagtttaacaaaaggcttttattatcatagacatgaatacaaatacaattatttcattttaacttattactgtactactatgtagtacctactaagattattacagaatttcattaattgtaatagaattattagtattaggtactatcattgttatcgttattatatatttttgttactaatggcttcgaatctcttcggatcaaccgtggtcatcaagaaaaagatggcgcgtaaccgaaaaatgtgacaaatgtgtgtaaatttttttccaacgccgataaagaagtttgatttCAAAAAGCAatatggcgcgtaacctgctacaaaatttctcccatacgtcgataaagaactttcacttcaaaagatggcgcgtaacggaaaaatgtgacgcgtaacgaaaaaatgttacacaaattttttttccaaccccgataaagaagtttcacttcaaaaaatactgtAGTTCTTTGGTTTCATAATGTCTTCTATAACACGTTTAAAtggatatataataattccaGGGTAAGGATCTCTTCATGGACCTGGATGACGGAGCCCTAAAGCTGATAGACCCTGAAAGCCTCAACACATTGCACACACAGCCTATCCATACTATACGAGTTTGGGGAGTTGGCAGGGACAATGGACGGTAAGGTTATTTGAGGTTCTAACGAATTAACATGGGTCATTACATTGACCATGCTAATAGTAGTTATTGAACCATGAAGTAACTGTTGATGTGCATGGTCATCGTCTGTTGTCTATTTACATGACAGAAGGATTTTATGCTatacttacttgacttaatgTCCTATTGCTCTCACATGGGGCAGAGTGAATCTCTCGTATTCTTTCCGACTCTTTCCGTCATCTGCAACTGCCAGCTTTGCTTGGGACGGCCACGCTTCCGCTTTCTTTGGGATTCCCATCAAGCACCTGTTTGGGGATATAATTGAAATCTCTTTGGAATGAATGGCCTATCGATTTCCACTTGCGATTGATCTGCTGGCTAATCGGGGCTCCCAAAGTTGATAGTTAGAGATCTTCCCGGTCCAGTAGATACCCAGAATTCGGAAGACAGAGGTTGAAAAAGACTTGAAGCCGATGCGAGATGTCATTATGATATAAAGCCCTATTAGtaaagtgttttattatttaatttttatattattgtaattttttattatttataactttaaatattttttattcatttataattatttgttatgcTCCCCTGGATCAGTGAACGGTATGTATTATcggtaataataaatgtactaTATTagtactatatataaaaagataatattaagtgtacGTATGTAATTAGTACACAACTTTCCACGGAGTGATGgcctccaaattcttccatttgtctCTCATCTTCGCTATTTCCAACATTTCCCCGCtatcttttatttcatttccCAAGTTCCTGGTGGGCGTACTCTTTCTTCCCACTGGGCCATTCTTTATTTACCTCATCTGTCATCACAAACATGTCTATAAGTAAAGAGTCTGTTACGACttacgtttttattattattattacgatgTCTGTaagttgtatatatgtaatcttaaatatataactaattgTATACAGTATATTCAGTATGcgtatttttctaatagacaagtagagCAACCATTCGATAGCTGTCAAGTAGTTGTCAATATGATTGGCATATTTCGATAGGAGTTCCGAACTTTTCTGTCCTTTGGTGGAAGtatttgatatataaatattattcctaAAGGTAGGccattttatgaaaaatctGAGAtcctaggttcgatccccgactgtgcaccaatggactttctttctatgtgaaggaaaacatcgtgaggaaaccggcttatctttgacccaaaaagtggacggtatgtcaggcactagaggctgttcacctacttgcctattagatgacaaatcatgaaacagatacataaatatgaGTTCCAGATctgcgccactgatttatttttattttttaaacccgtaaaattttattgtatataatacagAGACTTTGCGTACGTGGCACGCGACCGGGTGACACGCAAACACATGTGTCACGTGTTCCGATGCGAGGCCCCGGCGCGGTCCATCGCCAACACGCTGCGTGACATTTGCAAGAGGATCATGATCGAGCGCTCGCTGCAGCCTCCGCCGAGACCCACAGACCTACCAGCTGCCAGGCGGCCGAGACCACTCTCCGGTATTTAATaacttcattattattaaaaacatttgagatttcaataaattattttgcataaaatataaaatactaatattttaaaattctctttacgaaattctatttttaaaaatagaatttctataaggtaattcgcccttctcgctctctctcaatcgctctctcccttttcttcgacaaaaacgctgcacacgttccgtaaaaattttaccctcatgttCCTAAAAAAgcttcacttcaaaaatccaGGATTAACTTAACTCAGTTTTGGAGTAAAGATGTTGCGTGTGTACTCCGGCCTGAAGGACCAAAGACCAGTCTTACCACTGACTGGCCCGAAGCCCAATCTAGCTGTTGGCCAGCAGGGCTTTGAAAGCTCAGCTCagttttggcgagcgtagctctACCATAATGGGCGTTTTCCTGTGAATAGCGCAAGTGCCTCCTGCGAGATAGACTGTTCTCTCTATGTGCGCAAAACACTAGCTAGAAAGTCGACATGCCTTAGAAatttgtcaggcacaggaggcttaTCTTAtactagaaataaaaaaatgtgtgtgtacttatgtacacgcgttagaagttatacttctttggcgtaacaagataaaaatctttccaAAAATgttacgtttgtagaaaaaactacactaacaatagaaaaatggTATtgaatacattgaaagttttattataacgcattatttggttaaataaagtttatttaattatcgcaaaaaattatatctacATAACTAAAGAaatggatattttttattttagcatgcatattgatatttattattcacgTCCATTGGTCGGAGTTCAGTAGACATGTGAGTTACCTTAGGTTATTGATAGCTAAAGTATGATAGAAATATTCTTGTATAAACATTGTCTGAATATCGTACAAATACAGCATCAATTTATAAACCTAAAATGTTGattatagctaacttcagggtgtcggttttttgttaAAACGTTACTCATCCTTTTTCcgtaacgcgccaaaagaagtataacttcacaAAATTGGCTTTAATTCCAGGTGCCTCCTTCCCGACTCCAATGGAAGAGCCACGCAAGACAGTAAGGGCTCGTTACCTGGGCAGTGCGGAGGTCGGCAGACCCACGGGCATGGACGTTCTGAACGACGCCTTGGAGAGGTTGGCCGCTGCTCGAGCGCCTTCTGCCTGGAGGCCTGTAGCTGTCGCAGTGGCGCCTTCTTGCATCACCATTACTGAAGAAGGGGTGGGTTCTCTTGCGCTAGTCTTATTAACTATAAATTCTTTCTTTTATACAATCCATAGATTACAAATACTTTCCAATTAGTATTAGTAGTAAGTATAAGTAAggaatacacaaaaaaaatgatgttattttttaatttttcgcaGTCAAATATACTATGTCATGTAaccgtaaaaaataaatatgaaacttACAGAGAAATAGTATTATTGTATACAAGAAAAGAtcttaccaattcttaaagggcTGGCtacgcatttgcgagccttctggcaatatgaatataatctaaatattgGGGTGTTAAAGACACATACAGATATatctttttcttctttttttactGAGAAAGATTTACAGCTTATaacttactaaatataaagttcTTTTTACGGTTCTAAACAAAtcttaacatataattaagtacttaataattaaatggattggtaacaataaaatcattttaatccaACTATCAATATCTATCAAAATACTAAAACGAACTAAAGTTAGTTGAGAAAAACTTAGGGTAGGTAGGGTAGTATTACACTTGTAAAAACTTCCACCGAGGAACTCGGATGTCGGAGCTGATCGAAGCTATTCTTCCACAGGAATCAACCCCGATCGTGGAATGTCGCGTGCGTTACCTGTCCTTCCTGGGCATAGGTCGGGACGTGCGCCGTTGCGCTTTCATAGTGCACACGCCGCAGGACAGCTTCGTGGCTCACGCCTTCCACGCGGAGCCAAGTTCTGGAGCACTCTGCAAGACTATCGAAGCCGCTTGCAAGGTGAAAGggaatttcaatttatattaaatcgtttatttgcaaagaacaCTCAGATGTATTAATTAAGTCATTTATAACTGTTTTCAAAAGTTATGGTCTAAATATACTCCCTATAAACACACCTTTCCTTTAAATATCACCTTCCTCTTGAAAGCATTACACGGCATTCTGGGAAGGTgtttaaatagtttgatagcCATAACGTTTATATAAGAGTTTTTTTGATTAAATCGTGCTGCAGGGAACTTATTACTTACTTTACTTAGGTTACTCAGTGTAACTTGTGAGTTGTGACTCTCATGAGGTCGTGGGTTTGATCTACGGCaatacaccaatggactttctttctatgtgcgcatttaacattcgttcaaacagagaaggaaaacatcgtgaggaatcaTGTATAgaagacccaaaaattcgggagcgtgtcaggcataggaggctgaggaacttgcctattagattgacaaatgattatgaaacagttTCAGAAATCAGAGGCCCAAATCTAAAACGTTGTAAAGCCACTGGTTTGTTTTGTtcagttttattatcaaacatgttttcaaatttattacataagaaattaaaatggaATAATTGCGCATTAAATATTTGACGTTGACATCGGCGTGGTGCGTCATACTGaggcgacgccatcttgtcttAAGAAGCGTTTTGGTGggttttttagatttatttaaaaaattgaattaaagaTAACGATTTGTACAGATTCACAATcacttataaataatcttaaagtGTTTTCAAAATCTTGTCAAACAGCGTATAAAAGATTATATAATGCATTATTCTATATATTCTGTTCTAAAATTcactatttaataatacatataattctaaattttcaGCTGCGCTACCAAAAATGTCTAGACGCCCACGGCGGCTTCTCAGCCTTGGGCAGCTTGAGCAGCGTGCCGGGCGGGACAAGCAGCGCGGGCAGTCCGCCCTCCAGCGACGCGAACCGCGCTTCACTCGGGCAAGCTCTGAAATCGCTTGTTGGCTCGCTTACTGGACGACGCGCGTCTTGAAtttaggtaaaacataaaggAATATGTGGAAACCTTGgagtacataatatacaagaactcatatttatttatacaatatttttgtaggttttttcatattaaaaagatCTTCAGAAGACTTcagagtgcgactctcatacctgaggtcgtaggttcgaaccccggctgtgcagcaataaactttctttctattttagactttttttcttctttctcgtacgaaggaaaacatcgtgaggaaatcggccggccttagacttaaaaagtcggcgcgtgtcaggcacaggaggctgtcTGTAACTTGTCTTAAAACACTATATATAAGtagttatgtatatttattcagTAAAATTTtagacaaattaaaaatatctttatataattcCAGAATGCCATCACAGCGCAGCTCGCCACGCTAACTTATTTCCGTTAGA
This genomic window contains:
- the LOC125061957 gene encoding uncharacterized protein LOC125061957, translated to MDIQAETLITLVQERPVLWDKTEDVYKDKNLKLAAWREVCLILKPNFDELDEKERKQYGKQVSTKWNNIRDSWLKTVKKQKDESKSGSSTKKTRNYLYHEQLMFLKKVSEPRPPHESVSKKARTETEVGMESDFRSPLIKDKKKIDNKEVNDRMVKFLDSRINPEKENHHLSFFKGIIPILNTLTIEETLEFQASVMTMLQKIKSRNYERPNYGHWRDSYNQITGPDQYSGYYTHNSVNQQPIPTQDQHYPGYSTQYNSSNQQATTSIPSTSSQTSNPIPASPSASSNRSIHSQDSDYLDFEGI
- the LOC125061956 gene encoding protein ALP1-like isoform X1, which codes for MDDEIVVLWWYLNRRQNKRKHWVHPILRERFSLGTFETLMGELRRDESKFFNYFRMTATTFDDLLGRLDIRVRDTSFRECICPEQRLAICLRYLASGCSFKEIHYSYRVGVSTISKLIKEMTHVIWENLKTDFLKLPDTEREWEDIASGFERKANFPHCLGAVDGKHIRILKPAKSGSMFFNYKEYYSFVLMAVVDSEYRFIFISVGSFGKECDSSILKDSTFWQKINDGTLNVPKPRPLHENLHEELPFILVGDEGFALTPNLLRPYGGTHLNTDKKIFNYRLSRARRYVECAFGILANKWRIIHRAIDLNVDTAIQVIKACAVLHNFVREKDGINFESYQNIEHRQEQETTPMNRNVSSRGGPNANAIRTSFTNYFVSDIGSVPWQAAAIK
- the LOC125061956 gene encoding protein ANTAGONIST OF LIKE HETEROCHROMATIN PROTEIN 1-like isoform X2 translates to MDDEIVVLWWYLNRRQNKRKHWVHPILRERFSLGTFETLMGELRRDESKFFNYFRMTATTFDDLLGRLDIRVRDTSFRECICPEQRLAICLRYLASGCSFKEIHYSYRVGVSTISKLIKEMTHVIWENLKTDFLKLPDTEREWEDIASGFERKANFPHCLGAVDGKHIRILKPAKSGSMFFNYKEYYSFVLMAVVDSEYRFIFISVGSFGKECDSSILKDSTFWQKINDGTLNVPKPRPLHENLHEELPFILVGDEGFALTPNLLRPYGDIGSVPWQAAAIK
- the LOC125061955 gene encoding protein Fe65 homolog isoform X3; this translates as MGLHKREKNGLLSYENPNYHLDPARLESAIYSDLYDMHDDKMQDEYDSYLDNRRVEDEASSPVGKVNEKCGLITPSQNGGEESPPPEKERADREDSEKLHAAVGPVPHCAEGPNDDLYAIPVKLRPKKETLPPGWEKHEDNDGPYYWHIKSGTIQREIPKMPPIEARESRISMVRDCSNLSEVKYDGPMTTSVTRSTTSGALDQDAQEAKRKEEMAYKRRSYPARPESDGRAVRFFVRSLGWVEISEADLTPERSSRAVNKCIVDLSLGRNDLLDQVGRWGDGKDLFMDLDDGALKLIDPESLNTLHTQPIHTIRVWGVGRDNGRERDFAYVARDRVTRKHMCHVFRCEAPARSIANTLRDICKRIMIERSLQPPPRPTDLPAARRPRPLSGASFPTPMEEPRKTVRARYLGSAEVGRPTGMDVLNDALERLAAARAPSAWRPVAVAVAPSCITITEEGESTPIVECRVRYLSFLGIGRDVRRCAFIVHTPQDSFVAHAFHAEPSSGALCKTIEAACKLRYQKCLDAHGGFSALGSLSSVPGGTSSAGSPPSSDANRASLGQALKSLVGSLTGRRAS
- the LOC125061955 gene encoding protein Fe65 homolog isoform X1 — its product is MLSGAIWSAAPVSLRPLAPGLPAARPPLLALVMQALHDDDTSFLENGLLSYENPNYHLDPARLESAIYSDLYDMHDDKMQDEYDSYLDNRRVEDEASSPVGKVNEKCGLITPSQNGGEESPPPEKERADREDSEKLHAAVGPVPHCAEGPNDDLYAIPVKLRPKKETLPPGWEKHEDNDGPYYWHIKSGTIQREIPKMPPIEARESRISMVRDCSNLSEVKYDGPMTTSVTRSTTSGALDQDAQEAKRKEEMAYKRRSYPARPESDGRAVRFFVRSLGWVEISEADLTPERSSRAVNKCIVDLSLGRNDLLDQVGRWGDGKDLFMDLDDGALKLIDPESLNTLHTQPIHTIRVWGVGRDNGRERDFAYVARDRVTRKHMCHVFRCEAPARSIANTLRDICKRIMIERSLQPPPRPTDLPAARRPRPLSGASFPTPMEEPRKTVRARYLGSAEVGRPTGMDVLNDALERLAAARAPSAWRPVAVAVAPSCITITEEGESTPIVECRVRYLSFLGIGRDVRRCAFIVHTPQDSFVAHAFHAEPSSGALCKTIEAACKLRYQKCLDAHGGFSALGSLSSVPGGTSSAGSPPSSDANRASLGQALKSLVGSLTGRRAS
- the LOC125061955 gene encoding protein Fe65 homolog isoform X2, encoding MLSGAIWSAAPVSLRPLAPGLPAARPPLLALVMQALHDDDTSFLENGLLSYENPNYHLDPARLESAIYSDLYDMHDDKMQDEYDSYLDNRRVEDEASSPVGKVNEKCGLITPSQNGGEESPPPEKERADREDSEKLHAAVGPVPHCAEGPNDDLYAIPVKLRPKKETLPPGWEKHEDNDGPYYWHIKSGTIQREIPKMPPIEARESRISMVRDCSNLSEVKYDGPMTTSVTRSTTSGALDQDAQEAKRKEEMAYKRRSYPARPESDGRAVRFFVRSLGWVEISEADLTPERSSRAVNKCIVDLSLGRNDLLDQVGRWGDGKDLFMDLDDGALKLIDPESLNTLHTQPIHTIRVWGVGRDNGRDFAYVARDRVTRKHMCHVFRCEAPARSIANTLRDICKRIMIERSLQPPPRPTDLPAARRPRPLSGASFPTPMEEPRKTVRARYLGSAEVGRPTGMDVLNDALERLAAARAPSAWRPVAVAVAPSCITITEEGESTPIVECRVRYLSFLGIGRDVRRCAFIVHTPQDSFVAHAFHAEPSSGALCKTIEAACKLRYQKCLDAHGGFSALGSLSSVPGGTSSAGSPPSSDANRASLGQALKSLVGSLTGRRAS